One Haloterrigena salifodinae DNA window includes the following coding sequences:
- a CDS encoding DUF5658 family protein — protein MSSDGAYSRFELPLEVSPAALERALWVFVALSLLGDVLTTFAGLRLGLVESNPVARSVIDGYGFVGMFVLKGLAIVIGLVCRPLLPLAYRAVVPAGLAVPWTLAVCINLYVISTVA, from the coding sequence ATGAGCTCCGACGGCGCCTACTCACGATTCGAACTCCCGCTCGAGGTCTCGCCGGCCGCCCTCGAGCGCGCGCTGTGGGTTTTCGTCGCACTCTCGCTGCTCGGGGACGTTCTGACGACGTTCGCCGGACTGCGGCTTGGGTTAGTCGAATCGAACCCGGTCGCCCGCAGCGTGATCGACGGCTACGGCTTCGTCGGCATGTTCGTTCTCAAGGGACTGGCGATCGTCATCGGGCTGGTCTGTCGTCCTCTCCTCCCCCTCGCCTATCGAGCCGTCGTCCCCGCCGGACTCGCCGTTCCCTGGACGCTCGCCGTCTGTATCAACCTCTACGTGATCTCGACGGTAGCGTAG